One part of the Dyadobacter sp. 676 genome encodes these proteins:
- a CDS encoding Gfo/Idh/MocA family oxidoreductase, with the protein MAGVALAGSALPTFAILNPNRAFAGVNADTLKVGLIGCGGRGSGAANQALKADPNVVLWAMGDIFKDKMDASLENLTKVHGPKVKVDEGRKFIGFDAYKKVLDSGVDVVLLATPPHFRPEHLTAAINAGKHVFCEKPVAVDAPGVRKVLDAAKLAKQKNVSLMSGFCWRYHEPKRASFARILDGAVGDITAIYNTYDTGTLWSFPRVAGWTDAEYVLRNWTYYTWLAGDHIVEQAVHSIDMMAWAMGGKLPVSAVGTGGRQVRTDSLFGNIFDHFSVVYDYDNGVKGFHHSRQQANCENSYLVQTLGTKGSAMVNCARNVHEITGANPWKYDGPQNDMYQTEHNELFASIRSGKLINDGEFMAHSTLTAIMGRMAAYTGKRITWEDALNSTEKLGPDTYSFDMKPPVVEVAKPGITAFS; encoded by the coding sequence ATGGCGGGGGTTGCACTGGCTGGTAGCGCGCTACCTACCTTCGCGATCCTGAACCCCAACCGCGCCTTCGCGGGCGTGAACGCCGATACCCTGAAAGTAGGGTTGATCGGTTGCGGCGGACGTGGTTCCGGTGCGGCCAACCAGGCTTTGAAGGCCGATCCTAACGTGGTGCTTTGGGCTATGGGCGACATTTTCAAGGACAAAATGGACGCGTCGCTCGAAAACCTTACCAAAGTGCACGGTCCGAAAGTGAAAGTGGATGAAGGACGTAAATTCATTGGCTTCGACGCTTACAAAAAAGTGTTGGATTCAGGTGTGGATGTGGTATTGCTCGCTACGCCTCCTCACTTCCGTCCCGAACACCTTACTGCCGCTATCAATGCAGGCAAACACGTTTTCTGCGAAAAACCGGTGGCGGTCGACGCTCCCGGCGTTCGCAAGGTGCTGGACGCGGCGAAGCTGGCAAAACAAAAGAACGTATCCCTGATGTCTGGCTTCTGCTGGCGCTATCACGAGCCGAAACGTGCAAGTTTCGCACGTATCCTCGACGGTGCGGTGGGCGACATTACGGCTATTTATAACACTTACGATACCGGTACGTTGTGGTCGTTCCCTCGCGTGGCCGGCTGGACAGACGCCGAATACGTGCTTCGTAACTGGACTTACTATACCTGGCTCGCGGGTGACCACATCGTGGAACAAGCCGTACACAGTATCGACATGATGGCATGGGCAATGGGTGGCAAGCTGCCGGTTTCGGCGGTTGGTACAGGCGGTCGTCAGGTTCGTACCGATTCGTTGTTCGGTAACATCTTCGACCACTTCTCGGTCGTTTACGACTACGACAACGGCGTGAAAGGTTTCCACCATTCACGGCAGCAGGCCAACTGCGAAAATAGCTACCTGGTGCAGACATTAGGTACCAAAGGAAGCGCAATGGTGAACTGCGCACGCAACGTACACGAAATTACCGGCGCCAACCCATGGAAATACGACGGCCCGCAAAACGATATGTACCAGACAGAACATAACGAGCTGTTTGCGTCGATCCGCAGCGGCAAGCTCATCAACGACGGCGAGTTCATGGCACACAGCACATTAACGGCCATCATGGGTAGAATGGCAGCCTATACGGGCAAACGCATTACCTGGGAAGATGCCCTGAACTCCACAGAAAAGCTGGGACCTGATACTTACAGCTTCGATATGAAACCACCGGTTGTAGAGGTGGCCAAACCAGGTATCACTGCATTCTCCTGA
- a CDS encoding S8 family serine peptidase codes for MKRLLLLAFVFVPLVLSASPKYWIYLKNKDLTASPAVSPLTRENRQKLGLALSDETDLPVKKEYEQALREHSVHIINRSKWLNAVSANLTSEQAMKVRELDFVADVVMIDPGFYIARTQPIEKAQMAPVMSQVQANAFLKENITAKDVTIGVIDAGFYGADSSLSLSQVFSNKRILGIRDYVKPGRPGDLLFSTAESFSDMHGTEVLAAIAGIDYQDQIQYGMATNAKFYLARTDYSMREYRGEEDNWIAAMEWMDSLGVRLINTSLGYAKGFSDPKENYQPSQMDGKTSAISKAAQIAADKKGIMIIVSAGNEGDDKSWGIVSAPADAKGVLSVGATNGKLWNRIGYSSVGPEFLSYVKPNVSCFSLYGTSLSAPVITGFAACLLQANPQLSNKELISLIEKSSHLYPYGNNYVGYGVPQASRALALAKAPYLPNNSKLITAKGRNCEVDVTSQDLMVAIYRKKNEKDVIAQQVAKVQNGKVSLKRQNNEKFTTIDLRDYVIEVEWN; via the coding sequence ATGAAAAGACTGCTTTTGCTTGCGTTTGTATTTGTGCCGTTGGTATTGTCAGCAAGCCCCAAGTATTGGATTTATCTGAAAAATAAAGACCTGACCGCCAGCCCCGCGGTATCGCCGCTGACCCGGGAAAATCGCCAGAAACTTGGTCTGGCGCTTTCGGATGAAACCGATTTGCCGGTAAAAAAAGAATACGAGCAGGCATTGCGAGAGCATTCGGTCCATATAATCAACCGTTCTAAATGGCTTAATGCGGTGTCGGCAAACCTGACGAGCGAACAGGCTATGAAAGTACGTGAGCTCGATTTCGTGGCGGATGTGGTGATGATCGATCCGGGCTTCTATATCGCCAGGACGCAACCGATCGAAAAGGCCCAGATGGCGCCCGTGATGTCGCAGGTGCAGGCCAATGCGTTTTTGAAAGAAAACATTACGGCCAAGGATGTAACGATCGGTGTGATCGACGCGGGTTTCTATGGTGCGGATTCTTCCCTTTCGCTTTCACAGGTTTTTTCCAACAAAAGAATATTAGGCATTCGGGATTACGTAAAACCGGGGCGTCCGGGCGATCTGCTTTTCAGCACGGCAGAGTCATTTTCCGACATGCATGGCACGGAAGTACTCGCCGCCATCGCAGGTATCGACTACCAGGATCAGATTCAGTACGGCATGGCCACCAATGCGAAGTTCTACCTCGCCCGCACCGACTACTCCATGCGAGAATACCGGGGTGAAGAGGACAACTGGATCGCGGCCATGGAGTGGATGGATAGCCTCGGCGTCCGGCTGATCAATACCTCGCTGGGTTATGCCAAAGGTTTCTCCGACCCGAAGGAAAACTATCAGCCCTCGCAAATGGACGGTAAAACCAGCGCTATCAGCAAAGCGGCGCAGATTGCTGCCGATAAGAAGGGTATTATGATTATCGTTTCCGCAGGAAATGAAGGTGACGACAAAAGCTGGGGGATTGTTTCGGCCCCTGCCGATGCCAAGGGCGTACTTTCGGTAGGCGCTACCAACGGCAAACTTTGGAACCGCATTGGTTACAGCAGCGTAGGGCCGGAGTTTTTGTCGTACGTAAAGCCGAACGTTTCTTGCTTCTCCCTGTACGGAACGTCACTTTCCGCGCCGGTGATCACCGGTTTTGCAGCGTGCCTGTTGCAGGCCAATCCACAACTTTCGAACAAAGAACTGATTTCGCTGATCGAAAAATCGTCGCATTTGTATCCTTACGGTAATAACTACGTAGGCTACGGCGTGCCGCAGGCTTCCCGTGCGCTCGCGCTGGCAAAGGCGCCTTATTTGCCCAACAACTCCAAGCTGATTACCGCCAAAGGCCGTAACTGCGAGGTTGATGTGACGAGCCAGGATTTAATGGTCGCTATTTATCGCAAGAAGAACGAAAAAGACGTGATTGCCCAGCAGGTGGCGAAGGTTCAAAACGGTAAGGTTTCGCTTAAACGACAGAATAACGAGAAGTTCACCACCATCGATTTGCGCGACTATGTGATTGAGGTGGAATGGAACTGA
- a CDS encoding Na+/H+ antiporter has product MILENLLLIISLLFVVSMLTMLSEKIGISYPIFLVIAGLLISFIPGIPHLQLEPDWVFLIFLPPLLYEAAWNTSWKDFWASRRAIGLLSIGLVVFTATAVAYITHALIPGFTLAMGFVLGGIISPPDAVAATSVLHGLKVPKRVVTILEGESLVNDASSLIVFRVALATIETGNFILWKAGADFLMVAAMGIVIGLAIAHVLYVVHRFFPTTPSIDTALTFISPYLMYITAEHFHYSGVLAVVSGGLFLSFRAHELFTYQSRMQTNYVWQTVVFLLNGIVFILIGLQLPEVMTGLDDYTMTEVISYAVVISIVTILIRIIWVFPGTYLPRMLSESVRKKEARPSWQTVFIVAWSGMRGVVSLASALAIPLTINGNAFPHRDLFLFITFVVILFTLVFQGLSLPYLIKWLKIEDDDDNLERENAMLNSRLATISLDYMKSNYDGEIQDFEPFRLLKERYEKIIEMADYKLLHSEDNASIGHVRKYRKMLLEIIDVKREEIVKLRQERACSNELIKTKEHELDLEEARLRRSP; this is encoded by the coding sequence ATGATCCTTGAAAATTTACTGCTCATCATATCGCTCCTTTTCGTGGTTTCGATGCTCACGATGCTGAGTGAAAAGATCGGCATTTCCTACCCTATCTTTCTGGTAATCGCCGGCCTCCTCATCAGCTTCATACCCGGCATACCCCACTTGCAGCTCGAACCCGACTGGGTATTTCTGATTTTCCTGCCTCCATTGCTTTACGAAGCCGCCTGGAACACCTCCTGGAAGGATTTCTGGGCATCGCGCCGGGCAATCGGGCTGCTGTCCATCGGGCTCGTCGTTTTCACCGCCACCGCTGTCGCTTACATTACCCATGCGCTCATTCCGGGTTTTACGCTGGCGATGGGTTTCGTGCTCGGCGGCATTATTTCACCGCCCGATGCCGTGGCCGCGACTTCGGTTTTGCACGGGTTGAAAGTCCCCAAACGGGTAGTGACGATCCTGGAAGGCGAGAGTCTGGTGAACGACGCTTCCTCGCTGATCGTATTCCGTGTGGCGCTGGCAACCATTGAGACCGGCAATTTCATACTCTGGAAAGCCGGTGCCGATTTTCTGATGGTGGCGGCAATGGGCATTGTCATAGGCCTCGCGATCGCCCATGTATTGTATGTGGTACACCGTTTTTTCCCGACCACGCCCAGCATCGATACCGCGCTTACGTTCATCTCCCCGTACCTGATGTACATTACCGCCGAGCATTTCCATTATTCCGGGGTTCTGGCGGTGGTGAGTGGCGGACTGTTTTTGAGCTTCCGTGCACATGAGCTGTTCACTTATCAGTCGAGAATGCAAACCAACTACGTCTGGCAAACTGTCGTTTTCCTGCTGAACGGCATTGTATTCATTTTGATAGGTTTACAATTACCCGAAGTAATGACCGGGCTCGACGACTATACCATGACGGAGGTCATTTCCTATGCCGTCGTCATCAGTATCGTTACTATTTTAATCCGCATTATCTGGGTTTTTCCCGGCACATATCTTCCGAGAATGCTTTCCGAATCAGTCCGTAAAAAGGAGGCGCGCCCCAGCTGGCAGACGGTCTTTATCGTGGCATGGAGCGGAATGCGCGGCGTGGTTTCGCTCGCATCGGCATTAGCTATTCCGCTGACGATCAATGGAAACGCATTTCCCCACCGGGACCTGTTCTTGTTTATCACCTTCGTGGTGATCCTGTTTACATTGGTTTTCCAGGGGCTCAGTTTGCCGTATTTAATCAAATGGTTGAAAATTGAAGACGACGACGATAACCTGGAACGGGAAAACGCGATGTTGAACTCACGCCTGGCTACTATCAGCCTCGACTACATGAAATCCAATTACGACGGAGAAATCCAGGATTTCGAACCATTCCGGTTATTGAAAGAACGTTATGAAAAAATCATCGAAATGGCCGATTACAAGCTATTGCATTCCGAGGACAATGCGTCCATCGGCCACGTACGGAAATACCGGAAGATGCTTCTTGAAATTATCGACGTAAAGCGCGAGGAAATTGTCAAACTAAGACAGGAAAGAGCTTGCTCCAACGAGTTGATCAAGACCAAGGAACATGAACTCGATCTCGAAGAAGCAAGGCTCCGGCGGTCACCTTAA
- a CDS encoding DUF5618 family protein, with protein sequence MTKKQELSTQEAVKEAKRYLSNAKEILREKGAKEDGFYQGSKYVKMAGHTAYSGVLFALDHYFGKKTKDRKDVDWYKSNLAQQDKKMLHTFVSVYELLHLVMAYDGVGDAEVIKVGFQRAEIIIDWVQVRSAA encoded by the coding sequence ATGACAAAGAAACAAGAACTCTCCACACAGGAAGCCGTCAAAGAAGCCAAGCGATATCTGAGCAATGCAAAGGAAATCCTCCGCGAAAAAGGTGCTAAAGAAGATGGCTTTTATCAGGGTTCCAAGTACGTAAAAATGGCCGGGCATACTGCTTATTCCGGGGTGCTGTTTGCATTGGACCATTATTTCGGCAAGAAAACGAAAGACCGAAAGGATGTTGACTGGTATAAGTCTAATTTGGCGCAACAGGATAAGAAAATGTTGCACACGTTCGTATCCGTCTATGAACTACTACACCTCGTGATGGCGTACGACGGGGTTGGAGACGCCGAGGTTATAAAAGTTGGCTTTCAACGAGCTGAAATAATTATAGACTGGGTACAGGTACGCTCGGCAGCCTGA
- a CDS encoding DUF5618 family protein, which translates to MAKKEELSIEESVREAKRYLDNAKEILREKARKEDGYYQDARYVKMAGHTAYTGILFALDRYLGKKAKGRRDVDWYKQNLSEQDKKVLNSFLTAYQVLHLDMAYDGAQSADLAKLGFREAERIIDWVETRTAAA; encoded by the coding sequence ATGGCGAAAAAAGAAGAACTCTCCATCGAAGAATCTGTCCGGGAAGCAAAACGCTATCTTGACAATGCAAAGGAAATCCTCCGCGAAAAGGCGAGGAAAGAAGACGGCTATTATCAGGATGCCAGATACGTGAAGATGGCGGGACACACGGCCTACACTGGCATACTATTCGCACTGGACCGCTATTTAGGCAAAAAGGCAAAGGGCCGCAGGGATGTGGACTGGTACAAACAAAACCTTTCCGAACAGGACAAAAAAGTATTAAATTCATTCCTGACCGCATATCAGGTCCTGCACCTGGATATGGCTTACGACGGGGCACAAAGCGCCGATTTGGCTAAGCTCGGATTCAGGGAAGCCGAGCGCATTATCGACTGGGTCGAAACGCGAACAGCCGCAGCCTGA
- a CDS encoding sugar phosphate isomerase/epimerase family protein — MQRRDFLKNTAMAASAVAVGSSVVSAAEASAAKPAASAARPMVKKSLKWGMVKEDLSIMDKFKLLKDLGYDGVELDSPDKLDMKEVLAARDKTGLELPGTVNSMHWKLPLSDPDPKKREECVKSIEKALHDTKQYGGTTVLVVPGVVNANVTYAEAYERSQAEIRKLLPVCEKTGVKIAFENVWNQFLLSPLEAARYVDEFKHPMVGWYFDVGNVLRYSWPVSWIEALNKRILKLDLKEFSFKKQNELGLWKGFDVEFMEGDCNWAEVNKALQKIGYSGWASAEVSGGDRKRLLTIREKMDLVFNA; from the coding sequence ATGCAAAGAAGAGATTTTCTGAAAAACACCGCCATGGCAGCATCTGCCGTGGCGGTGGGCTCTTCTGTCGTGTCTGCGGCAGAAGCGTCGGCAGCTAAGCCTGCGGCGTCAGCCGCACGCCCGATGGTGAAGAAAAGCCTTAAATGGGGTATGGTGAAAGAGGATTTGTCGATTATGGACAAATTCAAATTGCTGAAAGACCTGGGCTACGATGGTGTGGAACTCGACTCGCCCGATAAGCTGGACATGAAGGAAGTACTGGCGGCGCGCGACAAGACCGGTCTGGAATTACCAGGCACCGTCAATTCCATGCACTGGAAGCTCCCGTTGTCCGATCCGGACCCCAAGAAGCGCGAGGAATGCGTCAAATCCATTGAAAAGGCGTTGCACGACACCAAGCAATACGGCGGGACTACCGTACTCGTAGTGCCCGGCGTCGTGAATGCGAACGTGACCTACGCGGAAGCGTACGAGCGCTCGCAGGCGGAAATCCGCAAACTGCTGCCTGTTTGTGAAAAAACGGGTGTCAAAATCGCATTCGAGAACGTTTGGAACCAGTTTTTGCTCAGCCCGCTGGAAGCAGCCCGTTATGTGGATGAATTCAAGCATCCGATGGTAGGCTGGTATTTCGACGTCGGCAATGTGCTGCGTTACAGCTGGCCGGTTTCCTGGATCGAGGCATTGAACAAGCGCATTCTCAAACTGGATCTGAAAGAATTCAGCTTCAAAAAACAGAACGAACTCGGCCTTTGGAAAGGTTTCGATGTGGAGTTTATGGAAGGCGACTGCAACTGGGCCGAAGTGAACAAGGCATTGCAGAAAATCGGCTACTCTGGTTGGGCTTCGGCAGAGGTTTCCGGCGGCGACCGCAAACGTTTATTGACCATCCGTGAGAAAATGGACCTGGTTTTTAATGCTTAA
- a CDS encoding MgtC/SapB family protein codes for MEILPEDIYKLLISFVLGAIIGAEREYRSKSAGLRTLILIAMGSTLFTILSIKISSDAGRIAANIVTGIGFIGAGIIFRENNRVVGITTAAIVWVTAAVGMGIGAGFYEVTIVCFVISGMTLVILAPVQKFIRRKSQIRNYRIMCVYQRRTLKMYENLFREYDLKILRGEQSRIGTHITGNWTLQGSERKHEKLTHHLLNDADILEFDF; via the coding sequence ATGGAAATACTGCCCGAAGACATCTACAAACTCCTCATTTCTTTCGTCCTCGGCGCGATCATAGGCGCGGAACGCGAGTATCGCAGCAAATCGGCCGGGTTACGGACGCTGATATTGATTGCAATGGGCTCGACGCTGTTTACGATCCTGTCGATCAAAATCAGCTCGGACGCAGGACGGATTGCGGCTAATATCGTAACGGGCATCGGTTTCATCGGTGCCGGGATCATTTTCCGGGAAAATAACCGGGTGGTCGGGATTACGACGGCGGCGATCGTGTGGGTGACCGCAGCCGTAGGCATGGGCATCGGGGCGGGGTTTTATGAGGTGACGATCGTTTGTTTCGTGATTTCAGGGATGACGCTGGTGATCCTGGCGCCGGTGCAGAAGTTCATCCGACGCAAAAGTCAGATCCGCAATTACCGTATCATGTGCGTCTACCAGCGAAGGACTTTGAAAATGTACGAAAACCTCTTCAGGGAGTACGACCTGAAAATCCTGCGAGGCGAGCAAAGCCGGATCGGTACGCATATTACCGGGAACTGGACCTTGCAGGGTTCCGAAAGAAAGCACGAAAAACTCACACACCACCTGCTCAACGACGCCGATATCCTCGAATTCGATTTCTAA
- a CDS encoding aminopeptidase P N-terminal domain-containing protein: MRYSPIDQKLFIENRRRLTTLLKPKSLAILNANDIMPTNADGTMGFKQNSDLFYLTGVDQEETILLIFSDHPDPKFREVLFLRETNETIAIWEGEKLTKEQARAATGIQSIYWTHQFETVFGNIVFEAEYVYLNTNEHTRNDSHVQSRDARFIQDFKNRYPLHPLLRLAPLMHELRAVKQPEEIALLQRACDITKQGFERVLKFVKPGVHEFEIEAELLHEFVRNRSKGFSYQPIIASGANACVLHYIQNDQVCKDGDILLLDVAAEYANYGADLTRSIPVNGRFTKRQRDVYDAVLRVFKAAKGLLVPGNIWDEYHQEIGRIMESELIGLGLITKEDIEKQDPDWPAYKKYFPHGTSHFLGLDIHDVGNKYRRFEAGMVFTCEPGIYIREEGLGIRLENDIVITENGNVDLMANIPLEAEEIEEWMNAK, encoded by the coding sequence ATGCGATATTCCCCCATCGACCAAAAGCTATTCATCGAAAACAGACGGCGTTTAACGACTTTACTCAAACCGAAATCACTTGCCATATTGAATGCAAACGACATTATGCCAACCAATGCGGACGGCACGATGGGTTTCAAACAAAACAGTGACTTATTTTACTTAACCGGTGTCGATCAGGAGGAAACCATCCTGCTCATCTTCTCCGACCACCCCGACCCGAAGTTCCGCGAAGTCCTTTTCCTCCGCGAAACCAACGAAACCATCGCCATCTGGGAAGGCGAGAAACTGACTAAGGAACAAGCCCGCGCCGCCACCGGCATTCAGAGCATTTACTGGACTCATCAGTTCGAAACTGTGTTCGGGAACATCGTTTTCGAGGCGGAATATGTGTATTTGAATACCAACGAGCACACCCGCAACGACTCGCACGTGCAGTCGCGGGACGCCCGTTTCATTCAGGATTTTAAAAACCGTTACCCGCTGCACCCCCTCCTGCGCCTGGCTCCGCTCATGCACGAGTTGCGCGCCGTAAAGCAGCCGGAAGAAATCGCATTGCTCCAAAGGGCCTGCGACATTACGAAGCAGGGTTTCGAACGCGTTTTAAAGTTTGTTAAACCAGGCGTTCACGAATTCGAAATTGAAGCCGAATTGCTGCACGAGTTTGTCCGCAACCGCTCCAAGGGCTTTTCCTATCAGCCCATCATCGCGTCTGGAGCGAACGCCTGCGTGCTGCATTACATTCAAAACGACCAGGTTTGTAAAGACGGCGACATTCTTTTGCTGGATGTGGCGGCCGAGTATGCCAATTACGGTGCCGACCTCACCCGCAGCATTCCCGTAAATGGTCGCTTCACGAAACGCCAGCGGGATGTGTACGATGCGGTCCTCCGCGTTTTCAAAGCCGCGAAAGGTCTGCTCGTACCGGGCAATATCTGGGACGAATACCACCAGGAAATCGGCCGCATTATGGAAAGCGAGCTCATCGGGCTGGGCTTGATTACGAAAGAAGATATTGAAAAACAGGACCCCGACTGGCCTGCCTATAAAAAATACTTCCCGCACGGCACCTCCCACTTCCTCGGCCTCGACATCCACGACGTAGGTAACAAATACCGCCGCTTCGAAGCCGGCATGGTATTCACCTGCGAGCCGGGCATTTACATTCGCGAGGAGGGACTGGGCATTCGTCTTGAAAATGATATTGTCATCACCGAAAACGGGAATGTGGACCTGATGGCCAATATTCCGCTGGAAGCGGAGGAGATCGAGGAATGGATGAATGCTAAGTGA